ATCACTTCAACTTTCTAACTAAATAACCACGAAGATGAATGAAATTTCCCGTTATCAACAAGCCGGATTGAGCATAGGAAATGGAAAAAGAATCCCCACGAAACCTTGAAACCTGAACAAATAAAACCATATACTTGGGTTGCCAGAACAGAAAAGTTTAGCGTTTTTAACCAGAGCTCTCTACAATCTACAGCATGCTTGAACAAAGTTGGCCATGTCTTCAGTGAATGAGAGGGTCCAAAACCATATCCTGTAAGAAAAGATAAACATGTGTATTCCACAAGGGCATATGTTGAGAAAAGTGGGAATGATCGAGACAAACCTGATCACATACAGGACAAGTTTCACTTCTTTCCATCCATTCCAGAATGCATGCAAGGTGGAAATAATGATCACATTTTGTAGTGAGTTTTGGATTCTCTGCATCATACTCTGCAAGTTTAAAACATGAAAACTGTCATCTTCAACAGCTACATAATAAAGCTTATTTCACGGTGAAAGCAAAATTAGCTGTGACAATATATCACCCTCTAAACAAATTGGGCACACAtcctcctcttcctctaaaATGATAGGTTCTACCAGTTTTCGTAGTTCTAGGTCTGTCTGAACTTTGAGCCCTGCTGATTCCTTCAGCTCTTCCAACTTAGCCGAGGCCTCATGATTTGCCCCAGCAGCTGATGCATTAGTTTTGTCAGCACAAATTTCTCTGGCTACAGGTAGAGTTGGATTGGGACCTAATGTAACATTGAAAGGTGCAGGAGCAGGAGGTGGTGTATAAGTATCAGGAATTGTAGTATCTAGATTAGTATCAACTAACAGACCTCCAGCAAAAACAGACGCAGCACCATGATTGGATGATAACGGAACATCCTCCTCTGATACTCTCGGGTACTGCATATACAATTGAAACAATGGCTTAACACATTGACTGCATATCATGAACAATTAAGATGTTGGACTAGGAGTTTATTCTCAGTATAAATTAGGAGATGTTTGGCGACGACAATAGACACCAAAATATACTTAATAGAATAAAATCATATCTGTGGATTACGAATACCATACTTACAATTTTAGTTAGAAATATTAGAAAACTATCagagtttattattttttaccatCACTTAGTCATCAACTCAATTCTTTTAGTCTAGTTTTTTTAGTCGAGTAAATTTAACAACATACTTTATCacatacttttaaatattaatgactaaCTAATAgccaaaaacaataaatttgaGGGCCCTCTAGCATTCCTCTTTTAGTTATATACGTGTATATTACTGTTGATTTATACGGTCCTGAGCTGAATtcaaaagaacataaaatatAATGTAATGGAAGCAAGTAGTGCAGGGATATACTGACGTAATAGTAGGTATTTTGAGCAGAATCAGTGTCCTTGGAAGAACAGCAACAGCAACCACCCATGTCTTCTTATATCCAGCTCCCAAAAGTAGATAGTACCATCGGTTTCATCGTTTCACCTTTCATCACAACACGATTTTACAAGAAAGATACAGCATTTTAGAAGCTAAGATTACACTTAATTAATACGGTATATACTATATGTGAATGAATACGTAACTACGATCATGCATGCGTGCGATGATGATCAAGGACCTATTAACGAATCGGTGGGGGTTATTGCATGTTATATATGGATTCAGTACGCGACTTAATTGGAATTCATGAAAATTCAGAAAACCTAATCAGAAAAGGAAAACACATAATAATTCAGCTAAGTCGGAAACAATAATCGAACAAAGGCGGCGAATTTCGTATCTCTATATAGAAAATGGAAAGGAatataaaagagaaagagaaagagaaagagagtgaGAGGGGTTTACAGAGAGTAGAGGTGGTAAGGAGCTACGAGCGAGAGAGTGAGGAATGATGAGCTATGCTTGGAGCTTTCAGATTCAAACCCAATTTCGGCAGAGAACAACACCACCACCTTTCTAATTCATTATTTTGTGTGTTTTATTTATAGCGTCtctattttgtaatttttaacagattttattatatataatttgattattttaaatttaaaaaaatttaaggaGCCAACTATCATCTAAGCCaactcaaattaattttttgtattttaaattttgaaattcaaaaaattaagatagtagaaagttatttttttattttataaccaactttttattttttaactaattgaCTCTAATTGATTACCTTTTTAATTGGTTTTCTCACAGAATCGAATTAATatagatttaattttatattttttattttaatagtatatttataaattataaaataattaaatcttgtatttaattaaaaaaatcaaaaattaatttgttacAACTCAATGGATATAAAACCTTaaaatacgaataaaattaaaatgaaaaaaattctCAACCTACACAtagaatataattaaattttttttaaaaaattaaagatacaaataaaattaaaataaaacctAAAATCTAAATCTTACTGTATCTTACTCGTTTATCAGCCATACCTTTTAGACTCCTCTCTACTAAGTACTAACACCCACTACAAATCAAATTGGGATTGGGCTACTCAACTTTCATGGGCTTAATTAAATAAACTGCAGCTTATAATGAAGACCAAAACATTAAAATGGaaagaccaaaaaaaaaattgtactcATTATCAGAAATCACCACGTAAGATGTATCCAAATAAAGTgaacaaaaaacaaaatgaaactTTTGATGCCTATCCAAGTTTTACTGGGGAATTATTTTTGCAAATAACTGTTTAGTGCACTAATAATTTGCTATCTTTGAAGCATTTGTCATTTCCAAAATTAGTTTTGTCTTAGATAATAGCACATAATTAAACTCAATTGTGAATTTGTGATGTCTTGTCCTGACTATATAGCATAAAGCTAACTACTTCATGATCAGGATTCTCCACTAGTTTAGCATGTTAATTAACTGTTAACTTAATAAAGTTCTCACTTTCTTTCACTTTTATCCCACTCGTTACTCAAAGTTTTACTTTAACCTTTTTTAATCTTTGCCGGTGACATATATACTTTCTAGCACTACCATGAAGGTCCACTACCATATCATTCCATTAAATTACAATTGCAAATACGGATGAAGTTCTTCTAAGTAAAaaagtttataaaataaaaaagtaaaaatgtAATCATTTTTTAATCAAAGAATTGAGATTTACAAATGAAAgcaattataaatttaataataattaatctttctttaaaagattttttaaaaaacataaaaagaaaaatacattTTTAACGTGTCTATATTATatggtttttttatttaaataaattaagagAAGAACCAAATTACTTGATTTCCTTAAATGGATTTTAAAAACGTGATTTGCCTAaatcatataatatataaatcgTCCTAGGCTTTTGtgttttaaataatatataaatcatGTTATTTTGGGACGATTTATGCATGAAATGCAATGTTCAAAAACACATAAATCGTCCAGACCTGTGTTTCACAAAATGTATATAAATCGTTCTAAACTACCATGAGTTACATTTTTTTATCCTAAAGCTCATTGCCCTAGCACGATTTATGTGTAACTAGTCACCCCTTAAGGCCCTCGCACGATTTATGTATTACTATGGTAAGGCACATTAGGCTGAAACgatttacattaaaaaatacaaagctTATAACTATGGAATAATTTATGTGCTAAAAGATGTTATAAATAAAGGAGAACCATAAATATCGATCCATAGTTAAGTTGAGAGTTTTAAGAAGATGACTGAAAATGTGTTTTTGTAGTTCATTACCAgagaaaaattgataaaaaagtAAGGGTGTAACGTTCAGTAGTAAAAAGTAGGTCAAAGTGTTCATAAATTCTTCAATGAGTTTAGAGAATTTAGGAAATAGTATATTATAGaagtaaataaaattcatattaataaaaccaaataaaaaaataaaagattttatatacaacATAAATATGGtacaataaaagataaaaaaatttatataaacaaaaaaaataaaaatatcataaaaataagaatttatacAACAATATTTgtcatatgaataaaaaatccaataaaaataaataaaaatcatatgaataaaatcaaataaaaataaaatttataaaaaatatacatataaaaaatagtttagtAAATGATAAAACAAACTCATATGAACTAAGAAGTAATATGTACTCTAAAATATAAGATCAGCacactaaaaataatataaaaaatatttatcttgtacataaaaatacaatatgatcttatattttttatattatttttttagtattctgatcttatatttttagagtacatactatttttttaattatttattatactattttttatatatttttttatgaaattttttttattttatttgattttgttcatataattttttatttatttttattgtattttttatttatatgacaaatattgttatataaatttttatttttattaatttttatgatatttttatttttttttgtgtgtataTTTTATTGTACTATATTTATGTTGTgtataacatttttttatttaatttttattcatatgaattttatttactttttattgtaattttatttacttCTATAATATACTATTTCGTAAATCCTTTAAATTCGTTGAAGGATTTACGAACACCCTGATCTACTTTTTACTACTGAACGTTACACCCTTActttttcatcaatttttttctgGTAATGAACTACAAAAACACATTCTCAACCATCTTCCTAAAACTCTCAACTTAACTATGGATCGATATTCATGATTCTCCTTTATTTATAACATCTTTTAGTACATAAATTATTCCATAGTCATGAGTTTTGTGTTTTTGAATGTAAATTATCCCAGACTAATGTGCCTTACATAAATCGTGCTAGGGTCTTGAGGGGTGACTAGTTACACATAAATCGTGCTAGGACAACCAGTTTTAGGATAAAAAAATGTAACTCATGGTGGCCTAGGACAATTTATAT
The genomic region above belongs to Arachis stenosperma cultivar V10309 chromosome 5, arast.V10309.gnm1.PFL2, whole genome shotgun sequence and contains:
- the LOC130982167 gene encoding probable E3 ubiquitin-protein ligase RHB1A isoform X5 — encoded protein: MGGCCCCSSKDTDSAQNTYYYYPRVSEEDVPLSSNHGAASVFAGGPNPTLPVAREICADKTNASAAGANHEASAKLEELKESAGLKVQTDLELRKLVEPIILEEEEDVCPICLEEYDAENPKLTTKCDHYFHLACILEWMERSETCPVCDQDMVLDPLIH
- the LOC130982167 gene encoding probable E3 ubiquitin-protein ligase RHB1A isoform X4, with protein sequence MGGCCCCSSKDTDSAQNTYYYYPRVSEEDVPLSSNHGAASVFAGGLLVDTNLDTTIPDTYTPPPAPAPFNVTLGPNPTLPVAREICADKTNASAAGANHEASAKLEELKESAGLKVQTDLELRKLSMMQRIQNSLQNVIIISTLHAFWNGWKEVKLVLIWFWTLSFTEDMANFVQACCRL
- the LOC130982167 gene encoding probable E3 ubiquitin-protein ligase RHB1A isoform X3; the protein is MGGCCCCSSKDTDSAQNTYYYYPRVSEEDVPLSSNHGAASVFAGGLLVDTNLDTTIPDTYTPPPAPAPFNVTLGPNPTLPVAREICADKTNASAAGANHEASAKLEELKESAGLKVQTDLELRKLSMMQRIQNSLQNVIIISTLHAFWNGWKEVKLVLYVIRIWFWTLSFTEDMANFVQACCRL
- the LOC130982167 gene encoding probable E3 ubiquitin-protein ligase RHB1A isoform X2 — translated: MGGCCCCSSKDTDSAQNTYYYYPRVSEEDVPLSSNHGAASVFAGGLLVDTNLDTTIPDTYTPPPAPAPFNVTLGPNPTLPVAREICADKTNASAAGANHEASAKLEELKESAGLKVQTDLELRKLVEPIILEEEEDVCPICLEEYDAENPKLTTKCDHYFHLACILEWMERSETCPDMVLDPLIH
- the LOC130982167 gene encoding probable E3 ubiquitin-protein ligase RHB1A isoform X1 produces the protein MGGCCCCSSKDTDSAQNTYYYYPRVSEEDVPLSSNHGAASVFAGGLLVDTNLDTTIPDTYTPPPAPAPFNVTLGPNPTLPVAREICADKTNASAAGANHEASAKLEELKESAGLKVQTDLELRKLVEPIILEEEEDVCPICLEEYDAENPKLTTKCDHYFHLACILEWMERSETCPVCDQDMVLDPLIH